One window of the Archangium primigenium genome contains the following:
- a CDS encoding sulfite exporter TauE/SafE family protein: MTLLLLIAAGVLAGTMGALLGVGGGVILVPTLVLGFGVPLEDAVPASLMCVVASSCGASASYLERRLSDVRLGLTLELATVTGAIVGGLVATLVAPAWVAFVFGLFALYVSAQMLLARGTREQRLEDYVPTNYPLGISGSFVAGSLSALLGVGGGPLKVPLMSYGMGVPFKVASATSNLMIGVTGAASVAAYAWRGHVKLALVAPLVVGVLAGASVGSRLMPRIPTAVLRRLFAGVLLIVAAQMLWKGAEGLWPMSR, from the coding sequence ATGACGCTTCTCCTCTTGATAGCCGCCGGTGTCCTCGCGGGGACGATGGGTGCCCTCCTCGGGGTGGGGGGTGGTGTCATCCTGGTGCCCACCCTGGTGCTCGGCTTCGGCGTGCCGCTGGAGGACGCGGTGCCCGCGAGCCTCATGTGCGTGGTGGCCAGCTCCTGCGGAGCGTCGGCGAGCTACCTGGAGCGGCGCCTGAGTGACGTGCGGCTGGGGCTGACCCTGGAGCTCGCCACGGTGACGGGGGCCATCGTGGGCGGCCTGGTGGCCACGCTGGTGGCGCCGGCCTGGGTGGCCTTCGTGTTCGGCCTCTTCGCCCTCTATGTGTCGGCGCAGATGTTGCTCGCGCGCGGGACGCGGGAGCAGCGGCTCGAGGACTACGTGCCCACCAACTATCCCCTGGGCATCTCCGGCTCCTTCGTGGCCGGCAGCCTCTCGGCGCTCCTGGGCGTGGGTGGAGGCCCCCTCAAGGTGCCGCTGATGAGCTACGGCATGGGGGTGCCCTTCAAGGTGGCCAGCGCCACGAGCAATCTGATGATCGGCGTGACGGGAGCGGCGAGCGTGGCCGCCTACGCGTGGCGGGGCCACGTGAAGCTCGCGCTGGTGGCGCCCCTGGTGGTGGGGGTGCTCGCGGGGGCCTCGGTGGGCAGCCGGTTGATGCCCCGGATTCCCACCGCGGTGTTGCGGCGACTGTTCGCCGGGGTGCTGCTCATCGTGGCGGCGCAGATGTTGTGGAAGGGCGCGGAGGGGCTATGGCCGATGTCCAGATGA
- a CDS encoding DUF4388 domain-containing protein — translation MAVRPKATLRLGRDGEPGVLELERPLTASLTPGQPLVAHFHSPEGVVLLREPTSVGGFFAGSLRSISVEEVLGHVHSGIRSGQLVMQHGPVQRTVTFRDGQPTFAVSSVHHERLGSVVVQLGLVTPEQLHHALGKVTPSLRIGAVLTREGFLSEANLYSAMTYLVREVMLNLFEMSEGSFLFVECAPPAGDAVKIQERTRDLILQGLKRGEAVARLRRRFPDDLTVVAGAEPPPPGEEALFAQAAAGSALGVLRSFWEGSLFSFLTWVDERLRDGSLVVQPKSAVPAVAPVPLVPRRPSGSFAVVPPPVVAPLGPEDRFNALLAQIHTAIRLAGANPVLLQGFLESPQPGLETAYEGVKLGDDGRLDVARIRQNVSSGGEALARAMTLEALDAFVSYALFSARNVLPGEMAERLSRAYRDLQEGLS, via the coding sequence GTGGCGGTGCGCCCCAAGGCGACGCTTCGTCTGGGACGGGATGGGGAGCCGGGCGTGCTCGAGTTGGAGCGCCCGCTCACCGCCAGTCTCACCCCCGGCCAACCCCTCGTGGCGCATTTCCATTCGCCCGAGGGAGTGGTGCTGTTGCGCGAGCCCACCAGCGTGGGCGGCTTCTTCGCGGGAAGTCTGCGCTCCATTTCGGTCGAGGAAGTCCTCGGCCACGTGCACTCGGGCATCCGCAGTGGCCAGCTCGTGATGCAGCACGGCCCGGTGCAGCGCACCGTGACCTTCCGCGACGGCCAGCCCACCTTCGCCGTGTCCAGCGTGCACCACGAGCGGCTGGGCTCGGTGGTGGTGCAGCTCGGCCTGGTGACGCCCGAGCAGCTGCACCACGCGCTCGGCAAGGTGACGCCCTCGTTGCGCATCGGCGCGGTGCTCACGCGCGAGGGCTTCCTGTCCGAGGCCAACCTCTACAGCGCCATGACGTACCTGGTGCGCGAGGTGATGCTCAACCTCTTCGAGATGTCCGAGGGCAGCTTCCTCTTCGTCGAGTGCGCCCCCCCGGCGGGCGACGCGGTGAAGATCCAGGAGCGCACACGCGACCTCATCCTCCAGGGGCTCAAGCGCGGCGAGGCCGTGGCGCGTCTGCGCCGGCGCTTTCCGGACGACTTGACGGTGGTGGCCGGCGCCGAGCCGCCCCCGCCCGGCGAGGAGGCCCTGTTCGCCCAGGCCGCGGCGGGCAGCGCGCTGGGCGTGCTGCGCTCCTTCTGGGAGGGAAGCCTCTTCTCCTTCCTCACCTGGGTGGACGAGCGCCTGCGCGATGGCTCGCTCGTCGTCCAGCCCAAGTCCGCGGTGCCCGCCGTGGCGCCCGTGCCCCTCGTGCCGCGCCGGCCCTCGGGCTCCTTCGCCGTGGTGCCCCCGCCGGTGGTCGCGCCGCTGGGACCGGAGGATCGCTTCAACGCGCTCCTGGCGCAGATCCACACGGCCATCCGCCTGGCGGGCGCCAACCCGGTCCTGCTCCAGGGCTTCCTCGAGTCCCCCCAGCCGGGACTGGAGACGGCCTACGAGGGCGTGAAGCTCGGCGACGACGGCCGGCTGGACGTGGCGCGCATCCGCCAGAACGTCTCCAGCGGCGGCGAGGCGCTCGCGCGCGCCATGACGCTCGAGGCGCTGGACGCGTTCGTGTCCTACGCGCTGTTCTCCGCGCGCAACGTGCTGCCGGGCGAGATGGCCGAGCGGCTGTCCCGCGCCTACCGCGACCTTCAGGAGGGCCTGTCATGA
- the pyrF gene encoding orotidine-5'-phosphate decarboxylase translates to MTEASPARERLALAADLPLEDGLRLYARVAPDVGYAKVGLSLFVEHGPPAVAAFQRLGARIFLDLKLHDIPNTVELAAARAGALGVSLLTVHAAGGEPMLRAAVKGARAGAHAQGHAPPRILAVTVLTSMSAEDVADVGLTGAPEEAALRLARLALRAGVDGLVCSPREAAAFRREFGPSPFLCTPGIRPAGASQGDQTRAETPAYAVRAGADLLVVGRPIHTAAQPEDAARAIAAEVSSA, encoded by the coding sequence ATGACGGAGGCTTCCCCCGCCCGGGAGCGCCTGGCGCTCGCCGCGGACCTGCCCCTGGAGGACGGGCTGCGGCTGTACGCGCGCGTGGCGCCCGACGTCGGCTACGCGAAGGTGGGCCTGTCGCTCTTCGTGGAGCATGGCCCTCCCGCCGTGGCCGCCTTCCAGCGGCTCGGCGCGCGCATCTTCCTGGACCTCAAGCTGCACGACATCCCCAACACCGTGGAGCTCGCCGCCGCGCGGGCCGGGGCGCTGGGGGTGTCCCTGCTCACCGTGCACGCCGCGGGTGGCGAGCCCATGCTGCGCGCCGCGGTGAAGGGCGCGCGCGCGGGGGCCCACGCCCAGGGGCACGCACCGCCGCGCATCCTCGCGGTGACGGTCCTCACCTCGATGTCCGCCGAGGACGTGGCCGACGTGGGGCTGACGGGCGCGCCCGAGGAGGCCGCCCTGCGCCTGGCGCGGCTGGCCCTGCGCGCGGGCGTGGACGGGCTGGTGTGCTCGCCCCGGGAGGCCGCAGCCTTCCGCCGCGAGTTCGGCCCCTCGCCCTTCCTGTGCACCCCGGGCATCCGTCCGGCGGGTGCCTCCCAGGGCGACCAGACGCGCGCCGAGACACCGGCCTACGCGGTGCGCGCCGGCGCGGATCTGCTCGTGGTGGGCCGCCCCATCCACACCGCCGCCCAGCCCGAGGACGCCGCGCGCGCCATCGCCGCGGAAGTGTCCTCCGCCTGA
- a CDS encoding leucyl aminopeptidase: MNFSFVSGELARASGELLVIPLFEGESGDTPSAAIAGVHTALDARLLAAATQEGFKGKAEQTFVMHTLGKLEAERVLLLGLGTRARYTPEVLRLTAGRAAKTAQRLKARSLVFAVPGGVEGTGAVRAVVEGLELGVYRFDRYKSSAREEKNAPKLTAVKLHLAGEKTAALEQALALAQRVAEATNWARDLVNEPPNVVNPVRLAQAAQEMGRASGLKVSVSGRKEIEKLRMGMFLAVAQGSANEPQLIHVVYTPKNAKQAKLPPVALVGKAITFDSGGLSLKPTDSMVDMKTDMAGSAAVLGAMKVIAALKPPFPVHAFIGACENMPSGTSYRPSDVIVSRLGKTVEVTNTDAEGRLVLGDVITWANEQKPAVLIDLATLTGACVVALGNYIVGAFGDHDATVNEVLESARAAGEEMWRLPVTELQKDALRSEIADMKNSGERWAGATNAALFLKEFVGETPWVHLDIAGPSISPKERGYNGKGPTGVGVRTLVEFVQRRGAQAGTDTAPEAPVPAPAPAETPKAAKAPKASRGTRAKG; encoded by the coding sequence ATGAACTTCAGCTTCGTCTCCGGCGAGCTGGCCCGCGCCAGCGGTGAGCTGCTCGTGATTCCCCTCTTCGAAGGCGAGAGCGGGGACACCCCGTCCGCCGCGATCGCCGGCGTGCACACGGCCCTGGACGCGCGGCTGCTCGCCGCCGCCACGCAGGAGGGCTTCAAGGGCAAGGCCGAGCAGACCTTCGTCATGCACACGCTCGGCAAGCTCGAGGCGGAGCGGGTGCTCCTGCTCGGCCTGGGCACGCGCGCGCGCTACACGCCCGAGGTGCTCCGGCTCACCGCGGGCCGCGCCGCCAAGACGGCCCAGCGCCTCAAGGCGCGCTCGCTCGTGTTCGCCGTGCCCGGAGGCGTGGAGGGCACGGGGGCCGTGCGCGCCGTGGTGGAGGGCCTGGAGCTGGGCGTCTACCGCTTCGATCGCTACAAGTCCTCGGCGCGCGAGGAGAAGAACGCGCCGAAGCTCACCGCGGTGAAGCTGCACCTGGCGGGCGAGAAGACCGCGGCGCTCGAGCAGGCGCTCGCGCTCGCTCAGCGCGTGGCCGAGGCCACCAACTGGGCGCGTGACCTGGTCAACGAGCCGCCCAACGTGGTCAACCCCGTGCGCCTGGCCCAGGCCGCCCAGGAGATGGGCCGCGCGAGCGGGCTCAAGGTGAGCGTGAGCGGGCGCAAGGAGATCGAGAAGCTGCGCATGGGCATGTTCCTCGCGGTGGCCCAGGGCAGCGCCAACGAGCCGCAGCTCATCCACGTGGTCTACACGCCCAAGAACGCCAAGCAGGCGAAGCTGCCCCCCGTGGCGCTCGTGGGCAAGGCCATCACCTTCGACTCGGGCGGCCTGTCGCTCAAGCCGACCGACTCCATGGTGGACATGAAGACGGACATGGCGGGCTCGGCCGCGGTGCTCGGCGCCATGAAGGTCATCGCCGCCCTCAAGCCGCCCTTCCCGGTGCACGCCTTCATCGGCGCGTGCGAGAACATGCCCTCGGGCACGTCCTACCGCCCGAGCGACGTCATCGTGTCGCGCCTGGGCAAGACGGTGGAGGTGACGAACACGGACGCCGAGGGCCGCCTGGTGCTCGGCGACGTCATCACCTGGGCCAACGAGCAGAAGCCCGCGGTGCTCATCGACCTGGCCACGCTCACCGGTGCGTGTGTCGTCGCCCTGGGCAACTACATCGTGGGCGCCTTCGGCGACCATGACGCCACGGTGAACGAGGTGCTGGAGTCCGCGCGCGCCGCCGGCGAGGAGATGTGGCGCCTGCCGGTGACCGAACTGCAGAAGGACGCGCTGCGCTCGGAGATCGCCGACATGAAGAACTCGGGCGAGCGCTGGGCGGGCGCCACCAACGCCGCGCTCTTCCTCAAGGAGTTCGTGGGCGAGACGCCCTGGGTGCACCTGGACATCGCCGGCCCGTCCATCAGCCCCAAGGAGCGCGGCTACAACGGCAAGGGCCCCACGGGCGTGGGCGTGCGCACGCTGGTGGAGTTCGTGCAGCGCCGCGGCGCCCAGGCCGGCACGGACACGGCTCCCGAGGCCCCCGTGCCCGCTCCTGCGCCCGCCGAGACGCCCAAGGCCGCCAAGGCGCCCAAGGCCTCGCGCGGCACGCGGGCCAAGGGCTAG
- a CDS encoding zinc dependent phospholipase C family protein has protein sequence MPSLLLHLTAIERLAANPGPLPEDFVRALSEDLAYARFGAALPDLPLCEGLFGGLAASVSGRDWPLYARLFHERAPVALGLKMAELVASGALVGTEAGLALLAGYFTHLSLDRALHPQVDRLVLRHRRQGEHALVAHRQIEWTQTLFYLRELHGVDLMGSPRLRSRFQVTKSAGLPLKGIGRGIYELVRLASQDTFQQAPSKAEVDGWVRGLYRAGLYLSSPMGRMRALPAWSQLSFQELYRNDTFDFAHDVERAVDQTRGVLRRLLAYMARGIFTPRARARFLEEFPEGNIGVSAA, from the coding sequence ATGCCTTCGCTGCTGTTGCACCTCACGGCCATCGAACGGCTCGCCGCCAACCCGGGCCCCCTGCCCGAGGACTTCGTGCGCGCGCTGTCCGAGGACCTGGCCTACGCGCGCTTCGGCGCCGCCCTGCCGGACCTGCCCCTGTGCGAGGGGCTCTTCGGTGGGCTCGCCGCGAGCGTGTCCGGACGGGACTGGCCCCTCTACGCGCGGCTCTTCCACGAGCGCGCCCCGGTGGCCCTGGGCCTCAAGATGGCGGAGCTCGTCGCCTCCGGCGCCCTGGTGGGCACCGAGGCCGGGCTCGCGCTGCTCGCGGGCTACTTCACCCACCTGTCCCTGGACCGGGCGCTCCATCCGCAGGTGGACCGGCTGGTGCTGCGCCACCGGCGCCAGGGCGAGCACGCGCTCGTGGCCCACCGGCAGATCGAGTGGACCCAGACGCTCTTCTACCTGCGGGAGCTGCACGGCGTGGACCTGATGGGCAGCCCCCGGCTGCGCTCGCGCTTCCAGGTGACCAAGAGCGCGGGGCTGCCGCTCAAGGGCATCGGCCGCGGCATCTACGAGCTGGTGCGGCTGGCCTCGCAGGACACCTTCCAGCAGGCGCCCTCCAAGGCCGAGGTGGACGGGTGGGTGCGGGGCCTGTACCGCGCGGGGCTCTACCTCTCCAGCCCCATGGGCCGCATGCGCGCCTTGCCCGCCTGGTCGCAGCTGAGCTTCCAGGAGCTGTACCGCAACGACACGTTCGATTTCGCACACGACGTGGAGCGCGCCGTGGACCAGACGCGCGGCGTGCTGCGGCGGCTGCTCGCGTACATGGCGCGCGGCATCTTCACCCCGCGTGCCCGCGCGCGCTTCCTCGAGGAGTTCCCCGAGGGGAACATCGGTGTGAGCGCGGCGTGA